ATTTGATTCTTACTCAGTTGAAGTATTCTACTAAGGCTGATGCTGAAGTTCTAGGCTTGTTTGATTGTATGGACAACTGTTgttatggttttcggacggcatGAACTAATGACGTGACTCTCGGTGTGATgcagaaatgagagcaatctttaaCTCTTCTAAACTCTCCTTTTATACAGTACTTtggtacaatgaatatgattggtaATTCAGAGACTACACCCCTTTGTAAACATCCTTTGCCAGTAAATAccttggaaaaacaccacctgctgatggtttttacTTCCCAATAATTGGTTTGgttcctcctttattttttccctggcCACTTTCTCAGGCTTGTGTGAAAGTATTATATGAATAATTTCACacaagcactgctgctgcctgacacCTACAATTCAGACCATTGTCAGTACCCACAGACAACTGACTGTATGGCTGATTTCAATGTCAGAAACTGAGGACTGCAATTCATCTAATACTGTGCTCACTTCCCCTCTAGATAAACACCCTTTGCTTACTTTGGGGTTGGTGCAgtgatttttccctctttagTGAATTGCTACAAGCCTGCGATTCAGATATTGGTGTGACTCAATCTACAGCATAATGAAGAATATCCCTAACCAGGACAAGCTAGAAGAACTTGATTtcataattaaacaaaaattaattataagTTTCAGTCAAAAAATAGACACCCATCAATACCACTGACAGAGGGAAAGGCTACTATTTACTTTGATTCAAGAACCAAATGCATTTTTACTGATCTATGCATGGACACCTCCTCCAGAAACTGTAATTCTCTTCCTTACTTCCAACCCTGCTTGAAAGGGGTTTGGCCAGAATGAAGAGAGGCATATCTCATATGCTTCATATCCTGGTTGTTTTCCAGTTCCAACAGGTTGTTTTCCACCTGCATTTTCCTCACTTTTCTCCATTACCTGTACTTCTCAAAGTTGCACTCTCCCTAGGTTTTCCAAACTTTCCAgtctcctctcccttctctgaCTGCTCATCATATCTCTGTTTCTTCAGCATCAGTCATTTATATGAGGTCTTTGGATTGGTCATGGTCGGTTAGTCTACCATCTCTAGTAGATAGATGTATCATCCACAGTGACTGGACATGACCTGTATTTTCCTGGCCCACACcatatttgtttttcagacattCTGAACTACTCCCAATTTAACTTTTAACCATTTTTAATGGTTTATTAACGCTAATAATTTCTTCTCCTTGTCCTTTTCTgtgtggcttttttctttttgcatatttttaaagccTAGCTCACCTATCATCTCTTTATCAAGGTGAATCTTGGTTTCTCTTTATCAAATTCTCtgtaccaattttttttttttttttttttttaatttctgcagcaCCCACTGTTCTCAGCCAGAGGCATGTAAGTAACTTGAGCAAGGTACTGTTCAAACAAAAAGCAGGCAGACAGATCTTACCTTAGTGCAGTTATTTAACTGTAAGGTAAGAAACACATGTGGGTAAAAGTAAGTGAGAGTGCttgggctggatgagggtggaTGACTGCACAGTAATACAGGCATCACAgtaaaacaaaacttttcagAGATTTTTCAGTATTTACTCACTTCCTCTCTGATGTTGTTTCAGGTAAACAATGATCTTCCCTGTGTCTCAGGATTGCCCATTCCTTCCTATCCTCACCGCGGCTTCTTTCATTTCTCTAACAAAAACAGATTGTGTGAACTCTCACTgctgtttatttcattttattatgaAGAATCAAAGACTCTTTTCCCTGTTACTTCACTAAATCATGGGAAGTGAACAGAAGCTGGAAAATCTGTCAtgtgaaaatataatttacttAAGTCTAGTACCTATTACCGTGAGCCTAGCTAGATAaggacactcaggagacagaggtctgggttcaacagagcagcaggcaggagagcccaCCCTTAGTTTATTCTTCCTAGTATATACTTCTCACAAGttgaccatggattggaggatggcattcccacctctcacctacattggtcaaggaggctgtcattcaacctccccttctcttggagaaggaatccataacaagggcagtatttacaaaacacaatcttGTGTTTACATTTATGAGcctgagaagctgcacacttctactttagtatgaatgctcagcaaactaggagAATGCATGGCAACAGGTacctgaaaaacatttttggcAATGTTCTACCTGAATAGATCTTTTACAAATTCTAGGTCCCACTCTTTTGATGGTCATCAGTTTCATACACTGAAGAGTCTACTGCCCCTTGAAAAGAGTTTGTGAGTTTCTGGACCATGCAATGGTTCTGCTGGCTaataggaaataataaaaattgaaGCTGAAACctaaaatgaaaacaggaaCTGGAGGCTGGGAGAGAAACTGGATGGTCTAAACATGTTTTTGTGGTGCTTCTCTTGCAACAACTGAATTCTTAGAATTTAAAAGGGAAACAGATGTATTTCAATGCATGTCGGAGTCTCTTGGTTCAGAATCAGCTCTCATAAAAATACCATAATGATAGTCTCAGTGTTTGCTGCATAGGtaaaaagtcaggaaatgaatTCTCATTTCCAGAAAATATGtgagctatttttaaaaactgtatccttCTTACAAGTAAACACCCAATAATTTCTTCTGggattttcagggttttttcctatttattctGTGAAATCCAGAAAAAGACTGAACAAGTGGTTTTAGTTTTCGTCATTTCCTCCAAAACTAACCAAATGGGACAAGGGTACAGAATAtcctggaaaataattttagatttGTGGTAAGAGAAGTTTTTCAAGAACACTATCCCCAGAAAGGAACCTCTAATACTGTGAAACTCTTGAAACATTGAAAGGATTTTTGAATCAGGCATCAGAGCCTTCCCAGAACAGGGAAGTCAACCCTCATGGTCTCCCTTAGCTACTTTTTACAAAGATATAAAtatcttttgtctttttccacATTGACAAAATGAAGATTTAAGATGATTAAGGCAATCTAAAAGTCAGCAGaggattttcattttctaatttcAAAGCGCAACTTCTCACAGAGTGCAGCTTCTGAGGTTTTTACTAGGCCTTTGCCAGGCAATCCCATCCAGAACCTAGAGAGAAACAAGAGTGCCTAATGTGTGTCCATTCCCTCTTTTCCAAGGGACCCAGCACATCACCCCCTCCATGAACCCAGGGCAAAACATACAAGTTCCGCTATGCAGGTTTTTGGGTCTTAAAAACAGTGACACAGACCGCATGATTGACATACAGGAAAtgtaatattatatataaacatatataaaaaacaCCTAGGTCACTCAGAACACCTGCAAACAGGCACCATCAGACACATGGCACCTGCGACATGCAGGCAGAGGTGAGGCAGTCTGCAGTCATGGCCTTGTACAGCTGGGTGAGCTCTACCACCGAGATCTCTGGGGACAGGTGGCAGTTGTTGAACTTGTTGGGTTCAGCTCTCTTGATCCCTTCCTGGGCATTCTCCTCGCTCCCCTTTGCCTTTAACTTTACTCTGATCTTTGCTGTCCCAAGAAAGAGTAAGTGTTGGATTCTGTTGATGCTTATTCGTTTCCCTGAATACTCCTGTAGAAATAGATTTCCAAATACAGTCCTCAAATATGAGATAAAAGCACATTTAAAGTACTGCATGATGGAGGTTCTGCAGAGCGCTGCCAGGAGTTGCCTTGGCACTCCAGCACGGTGCAAAAATTTCATTGCCCACACCAGCAATACTCAAGGCAAAGGCCAACTCACGTGTCTCTCTTAAGCAGTTGATACATGACTATATACCCAAACATTCCTCcgaagagcagcacagctgaaacTACTACAGATGCTAGGATGTGGTTCTTGCTGAGTTTCCACTGTCCGTGAGTCTTTGGTTTTTCCTCAGGAGCTGACCCTGGAAGGATAAATAATAATTCAAGAGACAATGTTTCTACTCTGCACTAGGGATAATCTCTCAGTGTGCATCAGATGCCCAAGGACTGTTGTCTTCAGAGATTGGTCCCTCTGGCTCTGGTGTTTCAGCACCAGGGACCAAGAGGGATCTGCTAAAGTCCTCATGGAGAAGACCCCAGTGTGTGCCAGGGAACAGCACTGCTCCTGTCTGCTCCTCTAAGCTGCAGGCCAGGGCTCCCTGATGGGCACCAGTTCTTCCATggagggcactgcagggatACAACAGAAATGCTGATCTTTTCCCAAAACAACATCTTCCAAGCACTCACTTCCTGAATGTCTTTCATGCTGAACAAGTAGGCTGTTATCTGTTACTGCTTCAGTTTCTTCATCTGAGCTTGATAAGCTGTTACTTTCTCCCATAGGAAAGATCTCCTTCTGCACAGTCTCATGATCTCtttctttagaaagaaaatgggaCACTTTAAATAGAAGTCACTGTCACTTACCAGGAGCACAGTGCCATGGACCGGGCACTTTGGCAGGTGGCAGTGAGGAGCCTGCTGTCCCCGAAGACAAGAGGAATCCACAGCCAGACTTTCTGCTAtacaacaaaaaacacagacCCAAACCACCCAAAACTTCATCAACCAAATCCCACAGAAGGAGTCCCTTCAGGTTCACCCTCACACTTGGGGTCCAGCTCCAACCCATTCCTGACCCTGAGGTTTGTCAGGGACAGCCACGATTTCATGGGGTATCATTTCTGCCTCGGTGCTGTGCTGAGTGTGAGGCAAACACAGATCCAGCACAGGCCTTTTTCCAACATTTGGATGCCAatgtctgcacacagcagctctggccagTAATGGTacaactgcagcagcagcagcaggaggagatgccCCTGGCAATCATCCGGAAGCAAAACTGGGAGCGGGCGCTGTGATGTACCATCTCCATGGCTCAGCCCAGGAGGTATGAAGTGGAGTGTTCAGCAGCAAGACTCTGCCTGAGTGCTTCTGGCTGTCCAGGATACAGCACATCCCTACAGGAGCCAAAAGCTCAGCTTCCCAGGTCCCAGGGCTAACAGAGTGGGATATACTAACCAGATGCAGCTTTCACCAGTGCTCTTAGAAGCCCCTTTGGAACCACAGGTATCTTCTGGGAATCCTTCCCTATTTTGGATTTATGAAAGAACATTTACATACGAAACATTTACATATTGTTCTGTTCATTTCCCATGAACAGAACAAGAAGTAGTCCTTCATCAGTAAAGTTCATCAAATAAAAACTGACTACTCACGTTTGACATACCAGCTCGGAATCAGCATAGAATCtgcctgaggagctggaggagaacCCTCTCTGGCCTCAACTAcaaccaaacacacacaagaAGTTACCATTGTATGCAGTGCTGTCATGGTCACACTTCAAGGCCTGGATGAGGAAGGTCCTGACAGGGCATGCACAGGCAGGTCTGTATTCTCTCAGCTGCAGGGGCGTCTGACTGCCTTTGGGAcactgagctggcagctctcaCGTGAAGTGAAAAGCCATGGAATACTCACACAACCTGTGGTTGGTGACCCTGTAGTTGGGTCAGCCCTGGAGCATGGTCAGGAGGGTGAATAACCAGTGCTGGGTGGTGGACAACCCAGTGCTGAGTGATGGCTAACCAGAGCTGAATTTGATGGCTAACCAGTGCAGAGTGACAGATAACTCAGGGCCGAGGTTCTGGGCCTGAACTGTGtctccccacctccctgctccttagGAACCTCTCTCCACACTGCACCctgaagcagctgcagccccccacAACTCTCCTGGTGTGTCTGCCCCACTGCCTACACCGTGGTGGCTTCCTGGCTCACCCAGGCCCAACCCTGGCCccactgccaccagccagggctgtgtgctggccCCTGCCTGCCtacctgctccctgcccaggtaTTGGAGCACTCTGGGCATTCTGTGCTTGCAGGGCCAGGAGAAATAGGAGCAGGAGGTAGTGGGTCAGGACCAAGACCCCCCGTGCTTGCAACATTGTGCCTCtactgccactgctgctgctccagtgtTGCCCAGAGTGAGCACTGAAGAGCACAGTGGGGCTCTGGAACCTCACATCAAACAGGGCTCTGTGATCTCACAGCAAAGTGGTGTCTGTGAACTCCCCAGTGTATGCTCATGTTGCCTGGTGAATTCATGCACCTTCCCTCTATTGAATCGCCTTATTCTGCACAGGCCTGTAAGGAGCACAGGTAGAGAAGGGTGGAGGTATTCTGGGAGGCAGCACTCTGAGGAGGAATGCAGAGGCACTCCTACTCCTCAGAAATCCCTATCAAAAGCCCCTTATGAAGgctgcattaaaaaacccaactgcaAGTGCTGTTCTTCAGTACCATTTTTGTCTTGGCAGCATTCTGGCAGGAAGCATGCTTTTCCTGATAATTCTGCTACAGTTTCATGACCTTTGAAGGCAGCACTTTCTCTCTACTCTATTCTCATGCCTACATGAATGTGCAGTGCTCAGGCATCTCCCAAGCGAGCCTGTTTTATTCCCTTTCCATTTCCAACCCTGATTAAAGCTCTCTCAAGGACCCCCAATAACCCCTgaggaaaaatcttttttccctttgcagcagGTGTGGCCCAAGTGCCACCATCAGGGGCTTCGTGTCCTGTAGACCAACCCACAGTCAAATCCGCACACTTTTGCTGGGAACACCAGGATGCCAGGTGCTCATCTCTAGAACCTTCCTGTGTCTGGTTAACTGCAAGTGGCAGAAGTAAACACTACGTGTGCCCCAGATGCCTCAAGCAGTCTTCCAGAGGCCCTGAGCTCCCTCTTGCTTGTCCTTGGACATCATGAGGAACTGCCAGGCATTACACACAAAGGTGGCAGTTCCCACAGGTAAGAGTTAACACAGGTGGACTTTCAGCTGAGTAGCTCTTCCTGGAAGGAAATATTCATGACTTATGTGTGCCAGGCACCTTCAGCTCAGAATCCCTTGGAAAGCCTGATAGAGCACCTTTGGTACAATTGGCCAGGAAGCACCAGTTAAACCCCAGGGGTTTACAGCCACAAGCACAGAGGCATTGACAGCTTTCCACCTCTGTCATGTCTCCAAGGCTCATAAGCAGTCTCCAGCTGCCCAGCTGCATAAACTCAGCCAATGCCATCCTCTGGAATCAAGCACACGTCGATGCCCACCTTGAAGGCTGCAGCACACGATCAGCAGAGGGCCGTACCAGGCTAGAGGGTCTCTCGGTGACATCTCCTACGCAGAACCCAGGCAGGCTGGTCAGGTGCCTCGGCCTTGTGTCTGGGTGCCATCTCGGGCCCTCCGTTCCTCTCCGAGGAGAGGCACCGATGAACTCTGCCCTTCTTTGCTCCTTAACTCGCTAATACACGCAGTCTCTCCCTTGAAGCATTCCGCGGCATTGTGGTGCTCGGCGGCTCGTCCCCAGCTGTGGGACCAGTGTCCCCACAGCACCGGCGGCGCTCCGGAAGGCCCCTGCCGTATGTGGCACGGCAGGGAGGCGGAGCCGCCCGCGGGCTCCTTCCCGCCGCTGCCGCCATTCCGCGCGGGGCCCTGAGGGGCCgcccggggctgtggggctgcggcggccccgctccccgggccgcagctccagctgcctccgCTGGCTCGgagcggccccgctccggccccaGGGCCGAGGAGGCGCCTGTCCCGGGCCCGACTCGCCGCTGCAGGACCGCTCCCCGCCGTGTCCCGGCTGCAGAGAATGGCTGCCGGGGTAGTTCGCCTGGGAGTGTGGGCTGAGCGTGGCGCAGGGAGCGGAGCCGAGAAGTAAAGACAGAAGTGTTAAGGACAGGAAGCGGAACAGAGAGACAAGGAGAGCAAAAGCATAGGGAACAGGACCAGAGATGCAGGAagagacagcagggacagaggaagaGAGGCAGAATGAGCAGGAGGGAGCAAAGTCTGGACTGGGGCAGGATGGAGACTGGAAGAAGCCTTGGCTGGGCAGCAAGACATAGGGGGAGTGGGAAAGAACAGCAATACAGCGAGAAACCAAGGGAGTGGCAACTGGACAGAGCAACACACGAGATCATGACAAAGAGACACCCAGGGGCGGTTTTCACTGCACCGCGTTAAATCCATGGTGCAGTGGCACGTCAGCATGTCAGCTCCCTCAGAAGCAGCCGAGGCAGTTCAGAAATGGCACTCCAGGGCATGACCCTGCGCGTATCCCACAGCTCTCAGTTCACATGAacatctgcagggctgcacgTGTGGATGTCTATCTGACAAGCCTTTGTAGGGCTTGATTCAAGGGTTGAGGCAAGACTCTGTGCTGCAAAGAGCCTTGGCCTGCCCTCTCAGGAGGTGGAAATCTCAGAGGCTGCTGAGAGGCCCGTGATGGACAGCCCAgaggtggagctggagctgctgtggagaggcGAGGGCCAAGGGTGAGTAGCTCTTCCTCTTCACCACTTCCAAGGGAATCGCATTGTCTGGGGAATAGCACTGTCAGTCTTTACTGCCTGAGCCAGAAGCATACAAAATGCCCCCAAACCGCACAGTGTCCAGAGACTCCTTCAAGCATCTCTCTGGCAATTGCTGCTGCCAATAACCTCCCAACACACTGCAGGAGACAGGCAGCCtcagagagctgtgctgtgtttcttGGACAGCAGTTTTTCTGCACTCCCACTGCCAGCTTTGGCTGTAGATGGCCGAGCAGGAGCAAGCATGGGGAAAAGCCACAGGACCACAGTGAATCTGACTCGtgaccccagggcagctccctggTGTGAGATGGGCATTCTGTCACTTCTTCCTATCATAGTCTGCACTGTGATTCCGGTTGTGGTCCCCTTAAAATAGAGGAGCGGGAATGATGCAGTGCCCAAAAATAGAACTTTAATCGTGGTAAAAGAGCAAATGCAGAGACCACACGGTCCAAGGAACAGCATCTAAAGATGCATGTGTGTGGCTAACTTAACAATATATAAGGTTATCTGAGGGCAAGTGTCCAGTCCCAAATGTGGGATAGGGAAGTGACTTTTTATGTCAAAGGTTCTGAACCCATGGAGAACCAGACCCAGAGACATGACCTATTTTGGAATGATGCCATTAGTATCCTAATTTCCATATCCCACCTCCCATGGTGTCAGGTTTATGGTTTCTGCATAAGATACCTGGGCTAAGATATTATCCATCTCAGCTAGCTTGGTTCCCACACCCTCCCAcctggaaggcctctttcttCACAGTCTTACAGTCCATCACTTTAGATACTGAGTGGGAAATACCCAGGTGTATATTGCCTCAGTCTTAACTTCCCTGAACCAAAAGTTAAGTCAAATCCCAAAACAGTAATTAAGGAGCCACATAGAACCTGCAACTGCACCACTCACTCAAGTGGGGCAGTTGCAGCAAAACACCACAGCACACTTCCTGTGCTTTGTTCCATCTATGACTTTGTCCTGTCATCTGTGGTAAAAGACAATCGTTTTTATTATAATTGTTGTCTCTGttatcaattttatttttaataccaCTCCTGTGACTAATATCAGATCCCTTCCCCTGTGTCCCTCACTCAGCCTGGCTCCAACTTTCTGCTCCTTGATCCTTGATCTGAGCTCTTTGGTGGGACCTGCCACATCCCCTGTGACCTAAGTCACCATGTCAGGTCTCCTTGATGTACTCAGCACTGGACAGGTGCCTTTCCCAGAACAtcctttcctctctgcccagAGCATCCTGATTCAGGGTAGCATCCCAAATGAGGTAGTAGAGAAGTTTTTGCATGTCACTCCTCACCAGCATGTCCCTGTTCTGGTGCAGGAAAGCCTTGTTAATGGCCATTGCTGGGAAAGCAGGCTGAGGCTGGCACAAACAGGTCCCGCACTGCAGTGCAGGTTTCTCACAGCTCTTATCAATGCTCCAgccctgttcccagctctgggcaTTCTACCCCAACTGAAACAGCCACAACAGGCAAGAACTTACtgcttttagaaatatatttatttatatgctATCACTAAAATAATCATTTTCCtctaatataaaatattcctgcTGGTACTGGCAGCAGGGGCATGAGAATGGTGTGGGCTGAGGTGAGTCCAGGGAAATCCAGTGGTCCTGTGAAGAGGCACCATCAGCCAGACCACAGAAGGGACACgtgggcagaggtgaggggTCTGTGCCCATGTTCTTGTACCGCTGGGCAAGCTCTGCTGCAAAGACCTCAGGAAACAGGCGGCAGCTGTCCCGGAACCTGTTGGCTTGGGCTTTCTCATCCCTTCCTGGTCCTCCTCCTGACTCTGCTTCACCTTTACCTCTAGGATGACCGTGGCTTTCCCAGGAAGAATCAGTGTCGACTTGTCCTAGTGCTTCTTTGTCTTCCTGGGTCCTCCTGTAGAaacagatttcccagaggaCTCCTCATAGATACTAATTTAGAGCACAGTTAAAGCATTGCACTGCAGAGGTTTCTGCAGAGCACTACCAGGTGCTGCCTTGGCACTTGAGCACGGTGCAAACACTTCATTGCCAGTGGCAGCAATAAATAACTCACCTGTCTCTCTTCAGCAGCTGATACATGACAATATACCCACACACTGCCCCAAGCAGAAGCAAAGCCGAGGCTGCTACTGTCCCTAGGATGTAGTACTTGCTCGGGTCACAGTGTCCAGAAGTCTCAGGTTTTTGCCCAGCAGCTGAATCTGGCAGGAGAAAAGACAATGTACGAGACAATGCAAGAGACAATGTTTGTACTCTGCTCTAGTGATAATCTCACAGTGCACTTCAGATGCCCAAGGATTGTTGTCTTCAGAGACTGGTCCCTCTGGCTCTGGTGTCTTAGCACCAGGGACCAAGAGGGATTTCCCAATGTTCCCATGGAGAAGAACGCAGTGTGTGCCAGGGAACAGCACTGCTCCTGTCTGCTCCTCTAAGCTGCaggccagggctgtgtgctgaACACCTGCAGTTCATCTATGGAGCGACCTGCAGAGATACAGCTGAAACTCTACTCTTTTGCCAAGACAGCATCTCCCAGGCACTCACCTGAAAACTCCTGAGGCTCAATAAGTGGGTTGGTATCCTGTATTGGttctatttttgtatttgaGCCCGGCACACTGTCACTTTCTTCCATAGGAATGGTTTCCAGCACATCAGGGTTTTCATCATCTGTCTCTTCAGAAAGAACACAGGACAGTTTAAATAGAAGTCACTGTCCCTTACCAGGAGCAAGGTACCACAGCCTAGGCATTCTGGAAAGTGGCAGTAAGgagtcctgctgtccccaaagACAAGAGGAATCCACAGCCAGATTTTCTGCTAGAGCaacaaaaaaatgcagaccCAAACACCCAAGACTTCTATCAACCAAATCCCACAGAAGGAGTCCCTTCAGGTTCACCCTCACACTTGGGGTCCAGCTCCAACCCATTCCTGACCCTGAGGTTTGTCAGGGACAGCCACGATTTCATGGGGTATCATTTCTGCCTCGGTGCTGTGCTGAGTGTGAGGCAAACACAGATCCAGCACAGGCCTTTTTCCCACATCTGGATGCGAatgtctgcacacagcagctctggccagTAATGGTacaactgcagcagcagcagcagcaggagatgcccCTGGCAATCATCTGGAAGCAAAACTGGGAGCAGGCGCTGTGTTGTACCATCTCCACGACTCAGCCCAGGAGGTATGAAGTGGAGTGTTCCAGCAGCAAGACTCTGCCTGAGTGCTGTCCAGGATACAGCACATCCCTACAGGAGCCAAAAGCTCAGCTTCCCAGGTCCCAGGATAAACAGAGTGCGATATACTAACCAGATGAAGGTTCATCCCAAGCTGTCAGGAGGTCTTCTGGAACTTCAGGTAATCCTTCAGGGAATCCTCCAGGGGATTCTTGAGGGATCTTGTCATAATCCTTACCTATGTTAGATTTATAAATGGATGTTAACCTATGAAGGCACATTTCCCATGAGTAGCACCAGGAAAAGTAGTGCTCATTCTTGTGAAGGCGTAGAGACTGACGACTCACGCTTGAGATACCAACTCGGAATCAGCATAGAATCTGGCTCTAGCTCAGGGGCTGAAAGAGCACTCTCTCTGGCCTCAACTACAACCAAACACCCACAAGAAGTTACCATTGCATGCAGTGCTGTCATGGTCACACATCAAGGCCTGGATGAGGAAGGTCCAGACAGGGCATGCACAGGCAGGTCTGTATTCTCATAGCTGCAAGGGGATCTTGGGACACTTAGCTGGCAGCTCTCACGTGAAGTGAAAAGCCATGGCATGCTCACATAACCTGTGGTTGGGTCAGCCCTGGAGCATGGTCAGGAGGCTGGATAACCAGTGCTGGGTGGTGGATAACCCAGTGCTGAGTGATGGCTAACCAGAGCTGAATTTGATGGCTAACCAGTGCAGAGTGACAGATAACTCAGGGCCGAGGTTCTGGGCCTGAACTGTGtctccccacctccctgctccttagGAACCTCTCTCCATGCTGTACCctgaagcagctgcagccccccacAACTCTCCTGGCGTGTCTGCCCCACTGCCTACACCATGGTGGCTTCCTGGCTC
This genomic window from Prinia subflava isolate CZ2003 ecotype Zambia chromosome Z, Cam_Psub_1.2, whole genome shotgun sequence contains:
- the LOC134564567 gene encoding uncharacterized protein LOC134564567, yielding MSPRDPLAWYGPLLIVCCSLQGKDYDKIPQESPGGFPEGLPEVPEDLLTAWDEPSSETDDENPDVLETIPMEESDSVPGSNTKIEPIQDTNPLIEPQEFSDSAAGQKPETSGHCDPSKYYILGTVAASALLLLGAVCGYIVMYQLLKRDRRTQEDKEALGQVDTDSSWESHGHPRGKGEAESGGGPGRDEKAQANRFRDSCRLFPEVFAAELAQRYKNMGTDPSPLPTCPFCGLADGASSQDHWISLDSPQPTPFSCPCCQYQQEYFILEENDYFSDSI